A genomic stretch from Telmatocola sphagniphila includes:
- the tnpA gene encoding IS66 family insertion sequence element accessory protein TnpA produces the protein MSKRRVRDPQREAFWKKTILDQRSSNESIRAYCQRHRISEAAYYYWQRELKRREAEASPAFVPITVVPTASDSTKPSPTMIEVRCPSGHVVTVHSVEESTFRALFGALSAQEVSC, from the coding sequence ATGTCGAAGCGTCGTGTTCGAGATCCCCAGAGGGAAGCATTTTGGAAGAAAACGATTTTGGATCAGCGTTCCAGCAACGAATCCATTCGAGCCTACTGTCAGCGGCATCGAATCAGCGAGGCGGCCTACTATTACTGGCAACGGGAACTCAAGCGTCGGGAGGCCGAAGCATCCCCTGCATTTGTTCCGATCACGGTAGTTCCCACTGCTTCCGATTCAACAAAGCCGTCCCCGACGATGATCGAAGTCCGCTGTCCGTCGGGACACGTTGTGACTGTTCACAGTGTCGAAGAATCGACTTTCCGAGCCCTCTTCGGCGCGTTGTCCGCCCAGGAGGTCTCATGTTGA
- the tnpB gene encoding IS66 family insertion sequence element accessory protein TnpB (TnpB, as the term is used for proteins encoded by IS66 family insertion elements, is considered an accessory protein, since TnpC, encoded by a neighboring gene, is a DDE family transposase.), producing MLNYTSAKILLCVAPTDMRKSFDGLAALAREHLKSDPLSGTWFVFRNKRADKLKLLYWDKDGYVIWQKRLEAGTFEMPKIPVDAAGVSISSSDLALILSGIDLSSVRRRKRFELERQAG from the coding sequence ATGTTGAACTATACTTCGGCGAAGATCCTTCTATGCGTGGCCCCGACCGACATGCGGAAGAGCTTCGACGGTCTGGCGGCCCTGGCCCGCGAGCACCTCAAAAGCGATCCTCTCTCGGGCACCTGGTTCGTCTTTCGCAACAAAAGAGCGGACAAGTTGAAGCTGCTCTACTGGGACAAAGACGGCTACGTCATCTGGCAGAAGCGTTTGGAGGCCGGAACCTTCGAGATGCCCAAGATCCCCGTGGATGCGGCCGGTGTATCGATCTCCTCGAGCGATCTGGCTTTGATTCTCAGCGGCATCGACCTCTCTTCGGTCCGGCGTCGCAAACGCTTTGAACTCGAACGTCAGGCCGGTTGA